TATAGTCAAAATTACCactcttttatatttttttcttgatatacattttttatttatataataataatattttattgttcatggttatacaaaatttaaaactcaGAGTAACAACCACATCGACTGGCCATACTTCACTTAAAGTTGCATGATTGTAAAGCGATCAACCAGTTCTCATCTTACAAACAGCTGAATGTATGTAAAAATATACCTCGTGTACCTGTCACGCAACCAAGCTCAACTGTCCGAGATGAGTCGCGGACAAGAATTTATTTACATTCTTGGACATAGCAACAAAAGAAACAACCAGTCGATCCATTTCCTTGAAAACAAATCTTGATCAAAACAAGTTATGAAGTATGATGATTTGAATTACATGTATACATGAACACCTGCAGTCTTCATTACCTGGCAAACTGGACAGATATCAGAAAGTCCTTCACAATCTGTACAGAGGCACAAATGTCTGCAAGGCAGTAACAAGATCGAAACTTCTTTACTTTTGCATGACCTGCATATTAGCCGACCAGTTTGACAACCTCGATTTTCCAAGCCACTGATGATTTGTCCATGATTTGTGCCTGAAACTGCATCGTCTACTTCACTGTCCCCTGAGCCTTCATGAGCTCGAGACATGCCTTGTGCCATGAGTTGCTCGATGTTGTTCTTCAGAATGTTGATCACTGATTCGTTGTACTTTGCTTGATAATGCCACGACTGAGCTTCAGTAGAAACTTGCTTTATTTTGTCAGCTAACTCTTTGTTCTTATGATTTACGTTCTCAATTTCAAGCGCCTTCTCATGTAGTTTTCTGTTGACTCCTTTTTCTAGTGTGTTCAACAAAGAAACCGTGTGCCGATGATTCAACTCTCTTACACCCTTCAGAATATTCTCTTCCTATACATAGAGACACAGTCAGAGGTTGAGAACATAAGAAGTGCTGGTGTACGGCGGCAGGGCCATAGGTTTAGCGTGGGAGTAaaactaaaatgaaaaaatttagTATGCCAAATCTCATTTTATACACATGGTATATTTGATTATGTATAGAAAATACACCACCCTCGGACTCCAACACTGTCAATGTATAAAACTGAAGGAAGTTGTTTTAACCCCATGAAGGATGTACGCGATATTATGATACCTGAAGTTTAATATATCGACCAAATTCTTCTGTCTGCCGATCCATGTCCATTTTAAGGTTATTACCAATAGATAGGATGCCAGAGGAAACTGAGGAATTTTGCTCCTCTTTCTCGCAAGAAAGCCTGAGGCCAGTGGATACAAGATTAGGATTTGGTGGAGTACCGACGTTGGCAACTTTTTCTGGACTATAACTCTTGTTCAAAGATATGGGACGCTTCTGCCGTGTACAAATGAGATCTTCTTCCCTAACTCTTTTGATGGCACCATTATTCAAGGACCCATGCTCGTGGACAGATGGAGCTGAAACAGAAGTTAATTATTGTTATCTAAAACAAATTATCATCAAGAATCAAGAAGGGTAGTTTCAAGAACGACGATGTCGTTTGTAATATATAATCCTagaaaaaatgtaaataaaattgaaaataccCCTGCAACTATCccaaaaattatgattttcatttttcacacaagttttttgaGATCAGTTTTGCCTTTTGGCTGTGCCAATGTGTTCTTCCATCTGCTCCAGTGCCATATATGCATCATTGGTGTCTGAATCTCGACTACGCAATCAGAAGCTACGGTGAAGTGGCTCTTGAATCAATACAGCTTTGCAAAAACCAAGAACCAATTAACCTCCTAAAATCTAGTTGGTGCTTCGCCTCTTTCTAGGTTGATCCTTCTGTAGAACTTCAAATAAGCATTTTCAGGGACGCAAAAAACACTGTAGCCGGCTAACGAATTTTACATCTGAAGTTTCA
This window of the Primulina huaijiensis isolate GDHJ02 chromosome 3, ASM1229523v2, whole genome shotgun sequence genome carries:
- the LOC140974517 gene encoding probable BOI-related E3 ubiquitin-protein ligase 3 isoform X2, with the protein product MMHIWHWSRWKNTLAQPKAPSVHEHGSLNNGAIKRVREEDLICTRQKRPISLNKSYSPEKVANVGTPPNPNLVSTGLRLSCEKEEQNSSVSSGILSIGNNLKMDMDRQTEEFGRYIKLQEENILKGVRELNHRHTVSLLNTLEKGVNRKLHEKALEIENVNHKNKELADKIKQVSTEAQSWHYQAKYNESVINILKNNIEQLMAQGMSRAHEGSGDSEVDDAVSGTNHGQIISGLENRGCQTGRLICRSCKSKEVSILLLPCRHLCLCTDCEGLSDICPVCQVMKTAGVHVYM
- the LOC140974517 gene encoding BOI-related E3 ubiquitin-protein ligase 1-like isoform X1, translating into MFGGGGANENTAIPAFLGENRLPFDNNTLPQLQLFGHAPSVHEHGSLNNGAIKRVREEDLICTRQKRPISLNKSYSPEKVANVGTPPNPNLVSTGLRLSCEKEEQNSSVSSGILSIGNNLKMDMDRQTEEFGRYIKLQEENILKGVRELNHRHTVSLLNTLEKGVNRKLHEKALEIENVNHKNKELADKIKQVSTEAQSWHYQAKYNESVINILKNNIEQLMAQGMSRAHEGSGDSEVDDAVSGTNHGQIISGLENRGCQTGRLICRSCKSKEVSILLLPCRHLCLCTDCEGLSDICPVCQVMKTAGVHVYM